CACAGTGATTTTCGTTAGAGGAGAATATAAACCAGCAATATATTTTTCAGCGCAGAGGTTTGGTGAGACAAACTCACCCATCACCAACAACTATTactactagaaaaaaaaaacaggcatttaGTGCCAAGCCGaattaaaattctaaatattcTGCCAACGACAATCGCACCAACCACAGACAGTTTTGTTGGCACCTATATAATGAGCAGAGAAGACGCTTTAATTAGATACAAACGTTGCACAttctataaattaaaaaattaaactcGGCGTGTCATTTTAGAGCTCGCATTTTGGGTGTCGGAACCAAAGTTTTGCGGCATTCTCGTGCAGTCGGACTCATTTTACAGGGGCGCGCGATGGAGTGTCAGCGAGCGCTGGAACACCTGAGCGAGGTAGAAGCCGCCGCAGAAGACGTGCTCGCGGACAAGCAACAGGTGCGTGACCGCAGCCCGCCCACTGACGTCACTGTCGTCGCGACCTTGCCTGACCTCAGGTGACCTAGCTGACGTCCCGCTGTCTCGCGCCAACGCAGATCGTGGACCTGGACGCGCGAAGAAACCGGAATCGCGAGGCACTGAGCGCGCTACGGACTGGTGACGTTACTTCTCATACTGGTACCACAGCCGTCGCCTTCTGTACTGGTGACGTTACTTCTCATACTGGTACCACAGCCGTCGCCTTCTGTACTGGTGACGTTACTTCTCATACTGGTACCACAGCCGTCGCCTTCTGTACTGGTGACCTTACTTCCCATACTGGTACCACAGCTGTACTGGTGAACCTAACCCTGGGGGAAGTTTCTGTTGTAGTTAACTTATGTCTGCTTCCTTCGTCGTGCCAgtgttttcctgtctgtttgtTCCCAGACAAAGTGAAGGTTTGCTTTGGAAATATGTTCATCAAGTTTTCCTCGGAGAGAACTAAAGTCATGATACAGAAAGGTGAGCAGGCCGAGCTAATTTTACCTTTGCCTGTAGCTTTCCTGCCGATTCAGCTGCGTTCAGTATTGGTGACGTGTCTCATTAACAGATCAAGAGCAGCTTGACCGAGAGATAAATGACCTCCGGAAACGACTCAAAGCAAAAGTAAATCGTCTCAATGACCTGCAAGGTATTTCAGCATTCTGGTTTCTGATTATTGTTATCTCCTGTACAGAATAGTGATAGACCACATCCTAGTGGAATTTTTTGTCAAGAAAAAATATAGGACGGATGGAAttgcaatatattttaaatgtttgctttttacaTTCAACAGAAATTGCATTTTAAGAAGTAGAATTCTGTTAAAAACCTGTTTTGCTTACATATTCTTGATCACAAACCACCCTTCAAAAATCTGGTCTACATTATACAGTTGTGTATGTGATGTGCAATTTTTCTGTCCTGCAGGGAAGCCTGAACTCCAGGGATACaacctttctcctctctccaatGAAGAACTTAACGCAATTCATAGCATCCTCAAGAGATAATGCTTTCCAGGCATGAGAGTTAAAGCATCTCTGATGCATTAGAGACTGTGAGGCAGACAAAACACTTGAACATGGTGAACACTGGAAACATCACACATGATTATGTTTAGAGTTCAATCACGTGTACATATGAAGCCGTATGGATTATGGAAAGGATGAAAGTATCTTGCCCAAACCGgaagaagagggaaaaaaagaatgttatcAAATATATTTGAGTAAACTTataaaatatcagtaaaaaGTACATTTCATGTGTCTTATTTGTAAACTGCCTCTAAGTTGTTACTACCCACTTGGCTTATAAACACATACTATATATGCAGGTGTACAAAGTCAAACTACAATGACTCACAAATGGACTTGTGTTGCGCTGTTGTGTTGGTCCCGTTGATAATCACATTGCACATGTGCAATGTactaataattttttgtttttgacaaatTAAGGACCTGTATAAAGActccatgtttcatgtttcagaaACCAGTACTTTAGAAATAATTCCTTTGTGTTGAATATTTAGAGTTGAAATCATAAAAACCACATTATACTCTATTCGACCAGTAGGGAGCAGTGTTGTTTCATTAACTGTCCACAATCATCCACACTGGTGAATTGAAGGATGTTGTTTGTTTCGTAGTTATGTTTACTTCTGTGCTTTCTTCAGACATTGATGGTTTGACCTTTGGAAAAGATTTCAAACTTCAGAAGCAGTTTTCCACctagaatgtgttttctgtggCTGTGGACACTTAAATACCCTAAAGCAATTATGTAAAGAAGAGCCAGAAACCTGAGTACAACTGTACTTAAACTTACTGGGACAAGTTTTAATATTCAAACAAGCAAGTAAGAATATCtacatttactgttttatttatctccTAATAAAACAACAGTGGTTTCTTTAGCAGGCTAGGGTTACAATTTGCATAACCTAAGGGTGCTCAGAGGGTTGTGTGATGTCCAAAGCCCTGGATGTGGTCAGATGTGATAAATATATGAATCAGTTGGAGATGGAAACTGAGTTTGCCTTTAGACAtatttgcatttagctgacacttttatccaaagtgacttacaattatgactgagtacaacttgagcaattgagggttaagggtcttgctcaggggcccaacagtggcaacttggcagtggtggggcttgaacctttTGAttaagtactttaaccactgagctaccactgccctgatcATAGGATCACCAAATCAGGTGTCTGTCCAGCACAATCCCTGTGAAATGACCCACAGCAGGGCCATATGTAGTACATGGTTCTGTTCATCTGTGACAGTGTGAGATATGATaaagaaatgtaagaaaaacCATGTAGAAATGGCTTTGCATAAAGGACTAAGTCAAGGCAGTAAAGGTATACACAAAGGACTGTGTCAAGGCTGTGATCATGATCCATCCAATATACAAGCTCATTTTGTGCTCGTACCATGGTGCTTGTACCAGGTAATTACAGGGAGTCCTGTCATTGCCAGAAGGCAGTTAAGGTGAAAGCCAGTAAATAAAGTGGCTGGGCACAGATCATGGATGCTGTCTGGGAAGCAGAGGAGCACAAACACTGGTGTTGTGAGGATCCATCGAATGGTATTCCCTTATCAGAGTGTAAACACGTGAGTCACTGCTGATGCAAGGAGACTTGTTTCATTGGTTGGGTCGGTGGGACGCTTTCAGCTGACATTAGCTCTCCTACGCCCCGTGGTGGTGGAATGCTGTGTTTGTTGAGCGGGGGGCGAGGGGGTGCCATTCTCTGGCGTGAGTATGAACATCTGTTGCTGGTGAATTGGAGAATGTCCCCCCATTGTGAGCTCACATTTGTTTCATGGATGAAATTAAATAACTCTTAATGCATTAAAGGACGCTCGGAGCAATGCAGGCGGGCTTCGTTTACTGTGGGTGGATTGGAGTGTGAGAAGTCAGGAGGTCGGGGCTGAACCTGCTGAAAAAGCTTGTTGTGGGTTGTTATAAAAGCCATGTTTCTCAGGCAGTGTGCTTCCAAAGCCTTCCCTCGATCTTTGATGAAACCACAGATGAATACCTGAATACTCATGTTTTTGTAGCTTTGTTGTATATAGCAATCCGAACAACAATGTCAGACCAGGACACATGATCCAACACATCAAATTAAATCACGGGAACAGATGACTCCACGGTGACAGAGAGTATCTTGTTCTCCAGGGAGAAAAGGCATGGATGATAATCTGTCTTCCTCCTGGTTCCAAAAAGACATATTTTCCACTGTGGCTGTCCCATGTGGGGAGGTTTGGGTCTGGTTGCAACGTGGCTCTGCGTCACCATGCGTGATGAAGAAGAAGGAGCCAAGGGCAACCCTTTGGATGATGTGCGGTCCACCTGACCTGCAGCCGGAGAGGCAGCCTGGTGGGGCTAAACCAACAGGGGATGGAGCGGTCTGacaacaccccaacacacagccGGGGAGGGCAACATAAACAGAGATGGTCAAGAACAACAAACGTCACATTTCTCTtctgttgagaaaaaaaaaatcagcaccTGGGCAATTACTTGAGGTGTTGGAGCATATTCTGGGGTTGGTTGTTTAAATATTACAGTGCTGTGATTGTTGACACAGAACATTTAATGATTTCAACCGTAATCTGTGTAATGGTAAGGTGAGACGACACTTGTGGGTTCAGGTCTCTCCAGCCAGAGTAAACGATTAGACATAATGATGTTCTGAGAGAAACGCTTGCTGTGAAATCCATCCTGTAGGCTATAGATCAATCTCTTTAAAGTAAAGAGAAAGTGAACATGCGTTTGCCTGACAACGTGGGTTCTTAAAGGGAGTGCGAACGTGCGTGTGCCTGACGATGCACATTCTTAAAGGGAACATGAATGTTTATGCCTGAGgacttgatttcttaaagggaaGGTGAATTTGAGGGGCAGTTGAATTGAATGCAATGCCCTAGCCTCATTCTTATCCTCAgtacttttcaaagcaaagttaagCCCCTGTGACAAAAAAGTCAAGGTGTTGACTCTCCTACAATTTCCCCATATTTCAATCCGATTGATCATGTGTGGGATGTATTAGAAAAGCAAGTCTGACCTTTGGAAGCCCCACCTCACAGTttacaggacttaaaggattggctgctaatgtcttggtgccagatactACAAGACACATTCAAAGCTGTTATTCCAAGATGCTAAGACACTTGGAACGTTGTGACTGAAAATGAGGGTTATTCTACCAAATAAAACACCCGTACTGGgttgtttaaaatgaacatgaacttgttttctctgcattacTCAAGCTCTGAAAACACTACTAccagaaaaaaagttttgtttttttttgttttgttttttccatggtatatatatatatatatatatatatatatatatatatatatatatatatatatatatacagccctcacacatcactgcacagtTAGTTTGCcctgttttcatccaaactccAGGTGCTCTCTTTAGTGTCTTTCCCCtctgatgtttgtttacattacagACCCATGCTGGATTTATGTGAGGTCCACTACAAAACGAGAGGCCATATTTTCCCAGTAAGGGTGCTGGGTGTCCcgggtgtttgtatgtgtgtgcacgtgggggaggggggtaatAATGGCACAGCAAGAGCCTAAATCTATGTGCTCTGTTTTCATGTCCTCATGTCCAAAAAGAGCCCAGGGGTTCGGTTTCACTCAGTGGAGTCATTGGGTGGGAAGGTCTTTTTACTGCcatggagaaaaaacaaagtgagTGCGAAAATGGCATAAATCATGCAGCGTTAGaatgacaaagcaaaataaaatgtgcgACAGTGTGTGACCCCTGCTTGGCAATGTGTAGAGgtgcagtggtagttcagtggttaagacTCTGGACTaataattagaaggttgctagttcaagttccaccactgccaactACTCAAGTCGTATTCAGACTTacataactgtaagtcactttggataaaatcgTCTGCTAACTGCCATAAACATGTGGACCTGTTTTTGCCGTGGTTATCCCCGCCTCTGCTGAGCTGCAAGTACGCAGATCTGGCACAGACAACACTTCCCGCCGTCTCCAGGCACAGGTCACGCTGCTCGGCTGCTTGTTTTGTGTGCAGGTTTGCTCTCTATGCGCGCGATTACATCCAGCTGAACTGCACTGCTGCTGGGACTTTGTTGTTCCCACTGACATGactgtttacattatttttttcatcttaaatgagTCAAGGGGAGGCAACGGTGTTGCCCGGGTTCTGTGCCTCTGTTTGTGGTttgatttgattgtttttggGGAGTAGGAGGGAAGTAAAGATGGAATTAACTGAGGATGAGGTGTTGTTCCAGGAGcatctggtttttgtttgcctAAAACAAGAAATCTAGAAGAGGGTTTCATTCTGGAAATCGTGATTGCGATCAAAATATCACAGTCTATCCCAAAGCATTGATGTGATAATTGTTCTTGACTACTACTGTGCGAACCTTATAGCCTTTGAATgctctgtgtatttctgtatgAACTGTCAGTTTGAGATCTGAAGGGTGGATGTACTCTGTTCACTGTACTGGAGAGCACGGCAGGGCGTACAGTGGTGCAGAAGTGCACGGTTTTGAGGTTGGACAGTTGTGAACTAGAATGATAATGTGTTTCATCTGCGATGGATCCTCACAAATCTCCACATGAGGTCAGACCTGGGTCACGTGCTGCATGGGaacacgtgtgtgcgcacgtgcttGTCTGTGATGTGCGAATGAGAGAGGTGTGAGCATAACAGGTCTAACCTTTTCTGAACTCACATTTCCACAACCAGTTATAGACTTCCATGATGAATGAAATCATATGAGATCACAGCATTTATTAACCACTGGTCctagtaaatgtaatgttgtaAAACGTTACGTAAAACACGGTGGGTGTAGTGTCAGGCATGTACAGCCACCATTAGGACCAGCTGAGTGACCTGAGTTGTAATTGGTGATCTGGTGATGTAATTGAAACTTGTGACATCACTTTAGAAGATGCATGAAAATGCAAGTTAACGCAGTTTTGCTTGAATCTCATTGGCTGATTGTTCACTAGTTATGGCAGGCAAACGATGCTAAATAATCTGCCAGAGAGGCTCATGGGAATATGAGGATTTCATGGCATCACATGCTTGATTTAATTATTGAATTCACGGACGTAGTGAGTTCTACTAAAGAAAAAACAAGTCAATTAATATAAAGAAGCAGCTGGATGGTGTTAGTAATTACTGAGACATATTTATATAGCTTCTACACAATTTGCTTAATTTTCTTACGTCATTTTCTATATCTGTCTCACTATGTTTTTATGACTTTTAGGTCATTGCATTATTGAACAAATCAGTTTGAAATAACTGAATTTGGACTAAAATTCAAAGAGATGTTAGTCAAAAAAATGTGATGGCAAAAACCAGTGTCAAAGaaactgaaacaaagacacTTGGTAGAGGTACTCAAAAAACCCTGTATTTTCAATGATTAAGAGGAAcagttgtttttattaaaaatgtacagtgtcTATAATTAATTTCCTTATAAAAGGGTGGAATAATTGTCAGTCTGGCAGAAACAAACTGTATTGTAATGCCCAGAACTTCATAGATGTGCGTAAAAATGATCAGTTTGGTGTAGCTATCAAGATACCAAAATCCAGACATTGCAGAGAGGTGTTAGTAACCTACTTATCCCTATGCAGATTCGttactttggcattttgtcaCGGAATGTAACATTCATCACAATCATGacatacattgtttttttttttgtgcaattGTATGGCTTAAAGAATTCAGATAATCTTATGCAGCAGTGTGCTTCCGGATATGATTCCAACATTGTGGTTTAGGGTCTTTGTTAACCAGCATTTCTTGGCAAATTATCTAATTGCTTTGggttgagttttttttttttttcttttcctgaggGGCCAGAAAGACGCAGTTTGGACATTAGCATGGAAGTCTCTCCTTTCACCCTGTCAGAATCCTTTCACATTGAGAAAGCAATAATGTTCTGTCTCTTGGCGAACTCTCTGGTAATTAGAGCTTGTGGCTCTTCTGAATTCCAGTAGGGGGCAGAACGGGTGTGTGTTGCACTCTCCAACTCTCGCTTCCTGGCTGTGCAGGTCTGGTTTCAATCAGCTGTAACAGGAAAAGTAAAAAAGGACATTGGCTATCACTTTAGTGAGGGGAACGCTCCGTACAAACTTCATCCAAATTCAAACACCCTGGTATGTACATAACTCTGCTGTCTACTCATGAacgtgttctgtgtgtgttcttgcacaTAAATGTCAGAACTAacatcacattcacaattactatatatatatatatatatatgctgtagTTCTCCCCCAATTTAATTTACCTCCTGATAATTTGCAATTACAATACAGACAATTGAAATAGCTTTTGCAAAACGGTAAAATTACATAAAGGAGACTGGTGGTCCTGAAATGGTCTTAAAACCTCTCCAGCAGATACAACAACAGCTAACATATATTCCTCAGCAGTACTATTATATGCACTTCAAAGTAGGATAGTCATCCCATAAATCTAGTGTTATTGCCTGAGGCCATTTTTTATGTACAAGTCTGGTAATTGTATTTTCTCTTTACAGAACCAATTTTATTAAAGTCAATTTTAGAGTCACTACCAAGCCTCAAACTTTATTATGGGAAAGAAGAGATCTAAACATAAGCACTCTCTcttaaaatattacatacattAATGGCATTTGGCCAAAATGACAAGGTGGTTTGAAATCTCTAACAAAAATGCATTCTCATGCTAGGATGATTAGATTAGTGTCAAAACCCCATCAGGATAAAGCCCTGGcttatttttgtgtatgtaagTGCCAGTGACCGAATGAAGAGGTGAGATTTCAGCCAGCATCTCAATTGTAggggaagttcattccaccacctcATTGCCAGGACAGAAGTCTTGATGCAGATAACGATGCCTTTAGGTACATGGGAGCTGGTCCAGGTTtgactgcaggtgtgtgtcagtgttttaaCTCTCATGCAAGCCACTACAATTAGGCAGTGTATTATACACACCAAGGGTGAAATATGAGACATTGTGCTGATTCTTTCTTTGTCAGTGTTTCGGTATGAAGACAACCCTGTGATGGCTTGGTGCTTGCCGGGTTGATTCCAGCCTTGCACTCTGCTGCCGGGATAGCCTCCTATCCCATCCCCCATCCAGAACTGCATTAGGCGGGTTTGGAAGATGAATGACTATGCAGAGGTATGTTTTCTCATAAACTATACCAGTTCTTTAAAAATCCCAAAGGATCCCATATACACATTGCTTGCATCTgttgcttgtctgtttttgaaCAGATGATTGGTTGTTTTCCATGAGATGGATAAGAGCACCTTCTTTGGTGGGTggaaatgtatgtaaaaaaaaaggattgCACAAACCCTTACAGTCTAAAAAATAACCTCCAGCTTTTTCTTATGGGGTGATGTGTATGAAAATGTTCCAGATGACTTGAACATCTGGCCCATCTGCTGAGTGTTGTTTACATACAGCATGGGAATGTCcttgattaaaatgtttttaatagctACTTCTGAAgaatgaaacataaaaacaaagcaaaaacaaatattgtaACTGAATTTGTAATGGTTAGACATTTGTGTACAGTAATTGGAATTTCAAAGCCCACGTTTGACTACTTGAGTAAGTtgattagttacatttatatgtgTACTGCTACCTATCCAGGCTGATTTACAGAACACATTTTAGCAATAGATCACACAGTAATGCAACAGTAATTCTTGATTTCATGCAATGCTATAACCAGGGCAGGGGAGACAAACTCAAATATGAATGTTTATAGACATTGCATTTTCATGTTCATACTGCCATGTTACTCTGGCTGAATAATTAGGGATGTTGGACTGCTGTGGAATGCATGTTAGCTAGCGTTTGTTCCTGCCTCTCTTGCAAGCGCAGTGCGGTGAGTTACCTTGCACTGTGCTTTCTGTGATTAACATTCCTTAACAGCAGGACAAAATGCACAAGACCTTAAGGTGACCAGGTAATGATGATAAACTGTATCTGACCAGTGTCCAACATCTTGAAGTGGAAGGGCACTGATTAAATGTAGACAgcaataaa
The Electrophorus electricus isolate fEleEle1 chromosome 20, fEleEle1.pri, whole genome shotgun sequence genome window above contains:
- the pdrg1 gene encoding p53 and DNA damage-regulated protein 1 isoform X2, translated to MECQRALEHLSEVEAAAEDVLADKQQIVDLDARRNRNREALSALRTGDVTSHTGTTAVAFCTGDVTSHTDKVKVCFGNMFIKFSSERTKVMIQKDQEQLDREINDLRKRLKAKVNRLNDLQGKPELQGYNLSPLSNEELNAIHSILKR
- the pdrg1 gene encoding p53 and DNA damage-regulated protein 1 isoform X4; the encoded protein is MECQRALEHLSEVEAAAEDVLADKQQIVDLDARRNRNREALSALRTDKVKVCFGNMFIKFSSERTKVMIQKDQEQLDREINDLRKRLKAKVNRLNDLQGKPELQGYNLSPLSNEELNAIHSILKR
- the pdrg1 gene encoding p53 and DNA damage-regulated protein 1 isoform X1; protein product: MECQRALEHLSEVEAAAEDVLADKQQIVDLDARRNRNREALSALRTGDVTSHTGTTAVAFCTGDVTSHTGTTAVAFCTGDLTSHTDKVKVCFGNMFIKFSSERTKVMIQKDQEQLDREINDLRKRLKAKVNRLNDLQGKPELQGYNLSPLSNEELNAIHSILKR
- the pdrg1 gene encoding p53 and DNA damage-regulated protein 1 isoform X3, encoding MECQRALEHLSEVEAAAEDVLADKQQIVDLDARRNRNREALSALRTGDVTSHTDKVKVCFGNMFIKFSSERTKVMIQKDQEQLDREINDLRKRLKAKVNRLNDLQGKPELQGYNLSPLSNEELNAIHSILKR